One window from the genome of Streptomyces sp. NBC_01476 encodes:
- a CDS encoding DUF4232 domain-containing protein yields MRKRSVAVAAAAVAAAVCTAVPAAASTPVRDASGTPMCATSQLSVAQRGGDAGAGNLYYYLVFTNTGKAACHLTGYPGVSMLDSGGKQIGQPATRERSTYGAVVLKPGASASDTIHTVNHQGTCLPTSAQLHVYPPGNTASVNVPAKITECYNTFSVTPLAAGAGGSSPTGSGPTSAPTSAPSGAPAGGGPQVSTVPSGAPDTGLAASASGGGDGATVAAGTAAGVLVVGGLGVLAARRRRSQVRG; encoded by the coding sequence ATGCGCAAGCGTTCAGTAGCCGTGGCGGCGGCGGCCGTTGCCGCCGCCGTGTGCACCGCCGTCCCCGCGGCGGCCTCGACACCGGTCCGCGACGCGTCGGGCACCCCGATGTGCGCGACCTCACAGTTGTCCGTCGCCCAGCGGGGCGGCGACGCGGGGGCCGGCAACCTGTACTACTACCTGGTCTTCACCAACACCGGTAAGGCCGCCTGCCATCTGACCGGATACCCGGGTGTGTCCATGCTGGACAGCGGCGGCAAGCAGATAGGGCAGCCCGCGACGCGCGAGCGGTCCACCTACGGCGCGGTCGTCCTCAAGCCCGGTGCTTCGGCGAGCGACACCATCCACACCGTCAACCACCAGGGCACCTGCCTGCCCACTTCGGCCCAGCTCCACGTCTACCCGCCGGGGAACACCGCGTCGGTGAACGTCCCGGCCAAGATCACCGAGTGCTACAACACCTTCTCGGTCACCCCGCTCGCCGCCGGCGCCGGCGGCAGCAGCCCGACCGGCAGCGGGCCGACGTCGGCCCCCACGTCCGCGCCCAGCGGCGCTCCGGCCGGGGGCGGCCCCCAGGTGAGCACCGTGCCCAGCGGCGCACCCGACACCGGCCTCGCCGCCTCGGCGTCCGGCGGCGGTGACGGCGCCACGGTGGCGGCCGGTACGGCGGCCGGTGTGCTGGTCGTCGGCGGGCTCGGTGTGCTGGCGGCGCGGCGCCGCAGGTCCCAGGTCCGGGGCTGA
- a CDS encoding class F sortase, with protein sequence MSRLFRTAAGGRATVRPHRRPLTCLALAAAGLALLCGCASSSPAQVPTDGGAVPTATGTVRPGGAPATGEPPGTAAVRPLARSEPARLRIPAIGVDTAVMSLGLAADGTVRVPPIAAHAPAGWYDGSPTPGQTGPSVILGHVTVGKYGDGVFLHLDRMHKGDTVMVARKDGTVATFTVDSVQTVAKSHFPTSAVYGNVDHPALRLITCGGTRVTGGGGYTDNVIVYASLATGS encoded by the coding sequence TTGAGCCGCCTGTTCAGGACAGCCGCGGGCGGGCGGGCCACGGTCCGCCCGCACCGCCGTCCCCTCACCTGCCTCGCCCTGGCCGCGGCCGGCCTCGCGCTGCTCTGCGGCTGCGCGTCGTCCTCGCCCGCCCAGGTCCCCACCGACGGCGGGGCGGTGCCGACCGCCACCGGGACCGTACGGCCGGGCGGCGCGCCGGCGACCGGCGAGCCGCCGGGGACCGCGGCGGTGCGTCCGCTGGCCCGCTCGGAGCCGGCCCGGCTGCGTATTCCGGCCATCGGAGTGGACACCGCCGTGATGTCGCTGGGGCTCGCCGCCGACGGCACGGTGCGGGTGCCGCCGATCGCCGCGCACGCACCGGCCGGCTGGTACGACGGCTCCCCCACGCCCGGACAGACCGGTCCTTCGGTGATCCTCGGCCATGTGACGGTCGGGAAGTACGGCGACGGGGTGTTCCTGCACCTCGACCGGATGCACAAGGGTGACACGGTGATGGTCGCCCGGAAGGACGGCACGGTGGCGACCTTCACGGTGGACTCGGTGCAGACCGTGGCGAAATCCCACTTCCCCACGTCGGCGGTGTACGGGAACGTCGACCACCCGGCGCTGCGTCTCATCACCTGCGGCGGTACCCGGGTGACCGGAGGCGGCGGCTACACCGACAATGTGATCGT